The stretch of DNA GGCACCCCCGCCAGCAAGCCCGGCGCAAACTATTGGAATCCCCAGGTCGTCCCCCAGACGCGTGCCGATCTTCTCTTCCAACCGGACAAAGATGCCAACAAGGTTCTCCGTTCGCAGGGAATCGCGACGCGACTGGTTGCCCCCGCGCAGGGCGTGATCAAGGGCGCCAGCGCGCTGGTGACCACCGGCGACGGCGACGGCGCCGCGACCATTCTCAAGGACCGTGTGGCGCTGCACGTCGCGCTGACCGCCCGCGGCGGCTTTGGCGACGATGATGGTTACCCCGGATCGCCGATGGGGGCCTACGCCCTGGTGCGGCAGGCCTTCTATGACGCCGACTGGTACCGTCAGGCGTGGGATGCCTACCGGCGCGATCGCGCGTTGTCGCGGCCGGAGCGCAACGATGCGCTGGAGGCCATGCAGGGATTTCTCGGTGGGCGGGCGCCGGTGATCTTCGATGCCTCCGATGAGCTTTACACGCTGCGCGCCGACCGTGTCGCGCGCGAATTAGGCCTCAACGCCATCGTGCGCGGCAACAACGAGGAATACCAGCGCCTCGACTTGGTCGCCGCAACCGGGCGGCCCATCATCCTGCCGGTCAACTTCCCCAAGGCGCCGTCGGTGAAGACCCCCGAAGACGCTCTCGCCGTTTCACTCACCTCGCTCATGCACTGGGACATCGCGCCGGAAAACGCCGGTCGTTTGGCGAAGGCGGGCGTGACCATTGCGTTTACCTCAAACGGCTTGAAGGACGCCAAGGAGTTTCTGGGCGGGGTGCGCAAGGCGGTCGCGCGCGGCCTCGACAAGAGCGCGGCGTTGCGCGCGCTCACGCTGACGCCGGCGCAATTGTATGGTGTCGCCGACCGTCTCGGCTCCATCGCCGTCGGCAAGGCCGGCAATCTCGTGGTCGCCTCCGGGGACATCTTCGAAGACAAGACCGAGGTGCTCGAAACCTGGGTCGATGGCCGTCGCTACGAGGTCAAGACCGCGCCGGTCGCCGATCTGCGCGGCGAGTGGACGGTGCGTCTGTCCGACCAGCAGGCGCCGACCGACACCGTGACGCTCAAGCTCAAAGGCGAGCCCGCCAAGCTCTCCGGCAGCATCGTTAAAAACAGCAAGGACGCCAAGCTCGCCGAAGCGGCGATGAACGATGCCCGTCTCGGTGTCTCCTTCAAAGGCGATTCGCTGGGCTGGCCGGGGGTGGTGCGGATGAGCGCCACCAAGTCGGGAGAGCAGTTGCTCGGCGATGGTGTCTGGGCCGACGGGCGCGCCTTCAGCTGGAGCGCGACGCTGTCCAGGCCTTTCGCCCCCGAGCCGGACACCAGCAAGCCGAAGCCGCCGCAGATGGCGACCTACGATGTCATCCAGCCGATGATGGCATTCGGCAACAAAACGCAGCCGGCGCAGCAGACCATCCTGTTCCGCAACGCCACGGTCTGGACCTGCGGACCGCAGGGCAAAATAGAGAATGGCTCGGTCTTGATCCAGGGCGGCAAGATCGCGGCGGTGGGACAGAACCTGGCCGCGCCCGCCGGCGCCGTGGTTGTCGACGCCACCGGCAAGCATATCGCGCCGGGCATCATCGACTGCCATTCGCACAGCGCCACCGACGGCGGCGTCAACGAGTCCGGCCAGACGATCAGCGCGGAAGTGCGCATCGGCGACTTTATCAATCCCGACGACGATGCCGTCTACCGCCAACTGGCCGGAGGCGTGACCGCCGCGAATGTCCTGCACGGTTCGGCCAACACCATCGGCGGGCAGAACCAGATCATCAAAATGCGCTGGGGCGTCGGGCCGGAAGACCTCAAGTTCGAGGGCGCGCCGCAGGGCATCAAGTTCGCCCTCGGCGAGAATGTCAAGCAGAGCAATTGGGGGGACCGCTTCAACACGCGCTACCCGCAATCGCGCATGGGTGTCGAACAGCTGGTGCGCGATGAATTCACCGCCGCCCGCCAGTACAAGGCGCGCTGGGAATCCTGGAACAAAACCAAGCGGGGTGTCCCGCCCCGGCGCGATCTGGAGTTGGACGCCATTGTCGAAATCCTCGATGGCCGCCGCGACATCCATTGCCATTCGTATCGCCAGGATGAAATTCTGGCGCTCATGCGCGTCTGCGAGGACTTCGGCGTCCGCATCAAGACCTTCCAGCACATCCTCGAAGGATACAAGATCGCCGACGTGATGGCCCGGCATGGAGTCGGGGGGTCGTCATTCTCCGATTGGTGGGCCTATAAGATGGAGGTGGTCGACGCCATCCCCTACAACGGCGCGCTGATGCACAACGCCGGCGTCGTGGTCTCGTTCAACTCCGACTCCAACGAACTGGCGCGCCGCTTGAACACCGAGGCGGCCAAAGCGATGAAATACGGCGGCGTGTCGGCGGAAGACGCGCTGAAGTTTGTCACGCTCAATCCCGCCATCCAACTGGGCATCCAGGGGCGGGTCGGGTCGCTGGAGGTCGGCAAAGACGCCGATCTGGCGGTCTGGAGTGATTCGCCGCTGTCGGCCATGGCGGTCTGCGAGCAGACCTGGGTCGACGGCCGCAAGTACTTCGATCGCGAAGACGATGCCCGTCGCCGCGCGGAACTGACCACAATGCGCGCCACGCTCATCCAGAAAATCCTCGATTCCGGCGATGAGGGAGAAGGCGGCGGCGGCGAACGCAAACGTATGTGGCCCCGTCACGACATCTTCTGCGGCTTCCACGACGACGAGGAGGAAGAGTAGCCATGCGACGCCAAGACCTGATTCTGACACTGACGATGGCGGCGATCCTCCCGACGTTGGCGTCGGCGGCGGTGCCGACGCCCGCTCCGCCGCAGAGCCAGCCGATCGCGTTGGTCGGCGGCACGATCCACACCGTCGATGGGCCGGACATCGCCAACGGCACCATCGTCTTCGAGAATGGCCGGATCACGGCGCTGGGCGCCAGTGTCACCGTGCCCGCCAACGCCGAGCGCATCGATTGCGCCGGAAAGCACATATACCCCAGTCTGATCGACGCCAACACCAGCATCGGCCTGACGGAAGTCGGGTCGGTGCGGGCCACCAACGACGCCAGCGAGACCGGCACGATCAATCCCAATGTCAAAGCCGAGGTCGCGGTCAATCCTGAAAGCGAGATCATTCCGGTGACGCGCTCCAATGGCGTCCTTTTGGTCTTGTCCTCGCCCTCCGGCGGCGTCATCTCCGGCACCTCCGCGCTTCTGCGTCTGGATGGCTGGACCTGGGAGGATCTGACCGCCCAGGCGCCGGTCGCCATGCACATCAACTGGCCGCGCATGCGGCCCTTCACCGCCTGGTGGAACCAGGAATCGGATGAGACGCAACTGGAGCGTCGCGACCAGCAATTGCGCGCGGTGCGTCAGGCCTTCGCCGATGCCCGCGCCTATCGGGCGGCGCGCCAGGCCGGCGGAACACCGCCCGCGTTCGATGCCCGCTGGGAGGCGATGATCCCGGTCCTGGATGGACGCTTGCCGGTGATCATCGAGGCCGACGACATCCAGCAGATCCAGGCGGCCGTCGCCTTTGCGGAGAGCGAAAAGCTCAAAGTCACGATCCGCGGCGGCTATGACGCGCCACTCTGCGCCGCACTGCTCAAGGCCAACGACATCGCGGTCATCGTCGACGGCATTCACCGTCTGCCCACCCGCGACGATGATCCGTATGATGCCCCCTTCACCGTGCCGGCGCGTCTGCACCAGGCCGGCATCCGCTTCTGCGTCACCGGCGGCGGGGGGGCCTCCAACGTGCGCAATCTGCCCTATCATGCCGCCACCGCGGCGTCGTTCGGCCTGCCGCGCGATGAGGCGCTCAAGGCGATCACGCTCTACCCGGCGCAGATCCTTGGCGTCGCCGATCGCTATGGCTCGCTGGCGATTGGCAAGCAGGCGACCCTGCTGGTCGCCGACGGCGACATCCTCGATATTCCCACCCACGTGGTCGACGCCTACATCGATGGACGCCGCATCGATCTGACCGACAAGCAGAAGGTGCTCTGGGAAAAGTACAAAGAGAAGTATCGCCGGCAGGGCATTCAGAACTAGTCCCCGGTGTCCGAGCAAAATGAATGGGGCGCGCCCAGGCGCGCCCCATTCTCATGGACGCCGGGTGTCGGTATCACGGGCAGGGCGCGCAGAATTCGGTCTGTGGCAGGCCGCCGCGGAAGGCGACATTGACCACGCGCACGACATCGGTGACCGTCGTCGCGCCGGTGCAGTCCACGTCACTGCGCTCGTATGGGCAAAATGTGTCGGAGGTCGGCGCCGCGCCGCGGAATGCGACATTCACCGTCTCCACGACATCGAGCACATTGACGCGGACGCCGTCGCAGGCGGGGTCGCCGGCGCACGGGCAGGCGCACTCGCAGTCATCGGGAATCTGATTGCCGTTCACGTCGGCGGCCATCCCCGCGGCGATCTCGCAACTGTCGGGCACCAGGTTGGCGTTGCAGTCGGTGAAAGCGTCGGGCACGATCTTGTAAACTTCGCCGTCGCCATAGTCGCAGATGTAGAGTTCGCCCAGGAGGTCCTGGCCGAAAGAGGAGACCGCCACAATCTCATCGAAGCCGGCCGGATCCAATGTCGCGGTCCATTCCGTCGAATCGGTCTTGGTCGCGCCGTCGTAGCGGAAACTCCAGATCTGTCCGGTGCAATACTCCGCATAGAAGTAGTGGCCCTCCAGTTCCGGCAGGGCGCAGCCGCGGTACACATACCCGCCGGTAATCGACTGGCAGGCGGCCTGGTGCGGGTACTCATGGATCGGGAGCGTCAGCGTCGGGCCGTTGCACGTGCAGCCCGTGAGACCGGTGCAGTTGGTGCCTTCCATGCAGCGCCAGCCGTAGTTGCGTCCGCCCACCGCGCTGTCGGGCTCGAAATTGATCTCCTCGCGCGCATCCTGCCCGACATCGGCCATGTACATGTCGCCGGTCAGGCGATCGAATGCGAAGCGCCATGGGTTGCGCACCCCGTAGGCCCAGATCTCTTCGCGATGATTGGCCAGGCCGACAAACGGATTGTCGGCCGGCACATAGGGACTGGTGGTATCAACGTCGAGCCGGAGAATCTTCCCCAGTAGCGTGTTCAGATTCTGCCCGTTGCCGGTGGCGCCGTGCTGGTCGTTGGATCCGCCGCCGTCGCCGGAGGAAACATAGAGCATGCCGTCGGGTCCGAATTGCAGGCAGCCGCCGTTGTGATTTGCTTCGGGTTGCGTGTAGGTCTTGATCGTGACGCCGCTGCCAGGATCGGCGATGTTGGGATCGCCCGAGACCGAGTAGCGCGCGATGACGGTGTTGCCGAGCGTGTTGGTGTAATTGATGTAAAAGTACCCGTTGTTCTGGTAATCGGGATGAAAGGCCAGCCCGAGCAGGCCGCGCTCGCCGCAGCAACTGGAAATCGGGTCGACATTGAGAAAGGCGGAGTCGAGCACCACGCCGTTCAGGAGAATCCGGATCCGGCCATTTTGTTCAACAATGAACAGCCGCTCGAAGTCCCCGGGCGCTTGCGTAACATAGAGCGGGCGCAGCAGGTTGCCGGCGACTTGCACTGCGGTCGCGCCGGCCGCCGGCGTCGGCACGGCCCAGAGCGCCAACGTCAGGATGCCCAGGGCGCCAGGCAAACGTCGCGCGTTGATGAGAAGCATGCGAAGACTCCTTGATATCGGATCGGATGCGAACCGGACAACCTGCTGCGGATTCAGAAGCCGGCGGGTGCGTCACCAAGTCCCCCCGACGGTGGAATAATACAAATTCAGCCGTGTATCGCCAATCGCAATGTCCGGTGAATCATCGGCGCCGTGGGTCGGAGGATGAGCGCCTACAATTCGAAGGTATCGCCCATGGCCGGCGCCACGGCGGCGAATTGGCGTTCGTCGCCCAGCCGCCGGACCATCGCCGCCGCCGGGATCGGCTCGCCGTGCGTGACGAACACCCGTTCGGGCGCCGTCGCCAGCGGCTTTAGCCAGCGCATCAATTCGGCGTAATCGGCATGCCCCGACAATCCGTCGATCTCGGCCACCTGGGCACGGACCTCATGCTCGCGTCCGTGGAAGCGCAACACCCGCCGGCCTTCGACCAGATCGCGTCCGCGTGTGCCCGCCGCCTGGAATCCCGCCAGCGCGATGATGTTTTCCGGATGACCCATGCGCTGCATCAGGTGATGCAGGACACGCCCGCCGGTGAGCATGCCGCTGGCGGAGATGATCACCCGCGGTCCCCCGAGCGCGTTGATCGCCTTGGACTCGTCGCGCGTGCGATGATAGGTGATGTTGCGGGAAAACATTCCTCCGTCGCCGCCGTGATGGGCGACATCCAGCCGGTGCAATTCGGGAAACTGGTAGAATATCTCGGTGGCGTCCAGCGCCATCGGACTGTCGACATGGATCGGGATGCGCGGGATGCGCTTCTCATCCTGCAACCTGTGCAGGAGGTACACCACCTGCTGGGCCCGTCCGACCGCGAAAGCGGGGATCAACAGCACCCCGCGGTTGGCCACAATCCGGTCGACCAGTTCGGCCAGTTGCTCGGCCGAGTCGTGATCGCCGTGCAGACGGTCGCCATAGGTTGACTCCATGACCAGATAGTCGGCGGGCTCGGGCGGCAAGGGATCGGGCAGCAGGGGCGAGTCGAAACGGCCCACATCGCCGCTGAAGTAGATCACACGGGCACGATTCCCGTCCCGGATGGCCAATCGCACCGAGCAGGCGCCGAGGATGTGCCCCACCGGGCGCAGCGTGAAGGCAAAATGGGGCGAGAGACGGTGCTCGGCGTTCATTTTCACCGGCCGCAGCAGTTTGATCACGGCCTTGGCGTCGGAGACATCGAACAGCGGTTGGGCGGGCTTGTGCTTGGAGGCGCCCTTCTTGTTCAGGTACTGGGCGTCTTCTTCCTGCAGTTCCGCGGCATCCAGAAGGATGATTTCGGTCAGTTTGGCGGTGGCCGCCGAACAGTAGACCTTGCCGCGAAATCCCAATCGGTGCAGACGCGGCAGATACGCCGTGTGGTCGGTGTGCGCATGGGTCAGGACAATGGCGTCCAGCCCGGCCAGATCGAAATCCGGCGGTTCCCAGTTCCGCAGACGCAGTTCCTTCAGGCCCTGGAACATCCCGCAATCGATCAGCAGCGTCTCGCGGCCGGCGCGCACCAGATAACGGGAGCCGGTCACCGTCTGCGCGGCGCCATGGAATGCCAGATTGATCATTCTGTGGGAGTCCTAATGCCCGAATCCGAGGGCGTAGTAGATGACATAAAACCAACCGAAGATACCGTGCAGGATGACCCACAACAAGGAGTGATTGACCGACCACGAAATGGCCACCGCGATGGCCTGGCCAAGCCCGATGCCGTTGGAAATCGTCGTAAAGGCGCGAATGGACGCCATGATCTGCTCCTTTCTGCGGCGCGGCGCGCCGAAGCACAGCGAAGCTATGAGGAAAACCCCGGACCGTCAAAGACTCGCTGCGGCCGCGCGGCCGGCCTGCCCGTTCGACCGAAAAATTCCACCGGCCATGTGCGGGATTGACACCGTCCCCGCGTTCCGCTGCGTATATAGGGTGACGAGGTGAGTCGACTATGACATCGATCGAGGCCCTGATCGACCGCCAACTGACCCGCCGTCAACTGCTGGAACGCGCGCAACTGGCGCGTCCCCCGGCTGGCGAGGTGAAGCCGGCCCGGCTCAGGGTGATCACCGTGTCGCGGGAAACCGGCTCCGGCGGCCGTACGCTCGCCGGACGGCTGGCCCAGGCGCTCAAGTACGAATTCATTGACCGGCAAATCGTCGACCAGCTGGTCGAAGACACCGGCGCGCGCGAGCGACTGATCGCCTCGCTCGATGAGCGCACCCGCAACGGGGTGGTGCTCTGGGTGGAGGGCATTCTGACCGGACGGTACATCGACCGTTCGGAATACACCCACGCTCTGTGCAAGACCATCACGACACTGGCCGAGCACGGCGATGCCGTCATTCTCGGCCGCGGCGCCAATGTCATTCTCGGGCCGCGCGGCGGGCTGCATGTTCGCGTCGTCGCCCCGCCCGAAATGCGGGTCCAGAATCTGATGCGGCATATGGGCATGACTCCCCGCCAGGCGCAGGAGCATGTCAAACTCAACGACGAGGACCGTCGGCGTTTCTATGCGGACGTGCTCCACGCCGACATCGATAACCCCAACGACTATCACATGGTGATCAACACCGGGCGTGTCAGTCTCGACGTGGCGCAGGAATTGGTGCTGCTGGCATGGGAGAAGTACCTGAAATCGTAGCCACGAAGAATTGGCTCAAACAGCGACGGGCGGGACCGCGGTCCCGCCCGTCTTCGTATCCGGCAGGTTGCTGAACAACCCAGAATCTCGCATTGTCACCCTGAGCGGAGCGAAGGGTCCGCTGTTCTGGTTCATCGTTGAAAACAGCAGATGCGTCACTTCGCTCGGCATGACATTGGCCGCTCATTGAGACGTAACGGACTTTGTAGCACCCCATCCGGCTGTCAGTCTCAGGCGTCGGTCGGCGCGGCCACAATCGGCCCGCTTTGCTCGTTGCGCAAACGCTCGTCCAGCAGGCGGCAGCCCTCCAGAAGCATCGCTTCATTGGGCAGGTGGCAGTTGGTTTCCGGCATGGTCTCCACCGGCGATAATGCGAAGGTCGCGTCGTGCCAGTTCAGCACCTCATAGATGGCCTGCTCGCCCAGCTGTCCGGCCGCCTCGGCGAAGCGGATCTGCCCCTGCCAGAGGATGATGCGGGCGCTGGCTTTGCCCTTGTGCAGTTCGATGCGCACGCTGCGCGATCCGGCGGCGAGAATCTGGACCATGTCGATGAATGGTAACTGGGCGAGACTGCCGGTCACCGTGTGGGTGCGCGCCGGCAAATGTGGACGGCGCTCGATGGCGCGGCGCAATTTGGCCGCCGCGACCCCGGCATCCCAATTGCCGCCCCAGACATCCTCGAAGCCGGCCTCGAGCGCGGCGCGGGCAATGGCCGCGTCGAACTCCTCCAGCAGCAGGAAATTGGTGATGCCCGGCGCGGCCTGAGTTTGCCAGCGAATCCAGTCCAGTCCGCCGGCCGCCGCCCAGACCACGGCATCGGGATGGCGACGCTCGGTCAAAGAGCGCGCCTCCGATGCCCCACTTGCGGTGACCACGCGCCAGCCCTCGTTTTCCAAAAGCAGGCTCAGGTGGCTCCATTCCATCGAATGATCGGCAACCAGCAGCACTTCCGCCGGGCCGGGGGGGAGAAAACCTTCGAGAATCTCCTCGCGCACGACCCGCAAGAGCGCCTCCACCGCCATCGGATCGTAGGTCTTGCCCGACTCGCGCCGCAGCCATTCGCTGAACTGCCCGGCCTCCTCAATCGTCGCGATCATCCTGGTCTGACGTTCACGCAGAAAGGCGGCGACCACGGCATAGACACGGGCGGCGAAAGGCGATTCGGCGGTCGATTGCCCCGGCGCGGCGTTGGACTGGTCAAAGGGCGTCGCGACGGCCTGCAGCAATTCCGCGACCGGGTAGGGACAACCGATTTCCCGTGCCAGAGCCACGCGTTCCGGCGCGGTCACACCGGGGATGTCGAAAAGCGGCGTAAGCGCGCAGGCGACCGTCAGAGTGTCGACCTCGAAAGGGGTCAACGGCAAGAGCCGCGCCATGGCCAGCGCATAGCGGGCGGCATCGCCGCCGGACTGCGCCACGGCCGGCGACAACCGCCGCGCCGCAAATTCGGCCACCTGGATGTACCCTTCGCGCATGCGTTCATACGACAGCGGCGTGCGCAACAGCGCCGATGTCCACGAAGGACGCGGCACCAACTGGAGGCGCGGGATCTCGCGCCGCAGTTTCGCCAGACTATCGGGGTGCGACTGGGCGTTGTCGTCATCGTAGATGATGTAATCCCAATCCTCCGTGGGGATGGTGCGGCAGTCCCAGCTCTCCACCTGGCAGCGCTCAAACTCCAGAAGCGACTTCAGGAGTTTGGCGACAAAGGGCTGGGTCAGCCACAGGAGGACCCGGGCGGTCGGCCGCGGTTCGACCGACCCCGTCCACTCTTCCACCACCGCGTTGCCGGCGCTGATGGCGAAGTTGAGGTTCAACCCCGCGGACCGCGGCCCGGAAGGCGCGTCGGACGCCGGCTGCATCTGCGAGGCCTCCGACGGAACGCCGTAGAATCTGTCCCACATCCGCTGGAGCGTGATTTGCGGCGCGACAAAGACCTGCACCGACTTGGCGCTGGCGTGAAAACGCACTTCGTCGGCCAGCATCGAGTTGTGCGGATCCGCCATCGCCACTTTCAGCACGCGGCCGGACGGCTCGAACGCCAGCGGCATCACCGAGCGCTTGCGCAGCCAACTCTCGCGGAACAGCCGCAGCGCGCCGGGATCGGGGGTCACCTTGGCCGGGTCCCACACCGGCGTGCCAAACTGCTCCGAAAGCGCCGCCACCAGCTGGGTTTCGGTGATGATGCCCAATCCAACCAGCGTCGAGCCCCAGCGCATGCCGGCCCGCTGTTGGAAGCGCAGCCCCTGCTGGATCTGCTCATCGGTAACCCAGCCGTGTTGTTTCAGGATGGCGTCGAGTCGTTGTTTCTTCTTCATGCGACCGGCTCCGGGGTGCGGACGCTGCCGGTGGCGGCCAGCGCCGGAAGGGGACCATTGGCGACCGCCAGCGCGGTCTCGGCGGTGACGATCCCGTCCTCGACCAATTGCGCCAGATGCTGCTCGAGCAACTGCATGCCCTCGCGGCGCCCGGTCTGGATGGCGGTGGGAATCTGATAAGTCTTGCTTTCGCGGATCATGTTGGCGACCGCCGGCGTGTTGATCAGGATCTCGCAGGCGGCGACTCGCCCGCGGCCATCGGCGCGCCGCAACAGCTGCTGGGCGATGACGCCGCGCAGTCCTTCGGAAAGCAGCACACGGATCTGCGCCTGCTGGTCGGCGGGGAAGGCGTCGACCAGCCGGTTGACCGTCTGCGCCGC from bacterium encodes:
- a CDS encoding amidohydrolase family protein translates to GTPASKPGANYWNPQVVPQTRADLLFQPDKDANKVLRSQGIATRLVAPAQGVIKGASALVTTGDGDGAATILKDRVALHVALTARGGFGDDDGYPGSPMGAYALVRQAFYDADWYRQAWDAYRRDRALSRPERNDALEAMQGFLGGRAPVIFDASDELYTLRADRVARELGLNAIVRGNNEEYQRLDLVAATGRPIILPVNFPKAPSVKTPEDALAVSLTSLMHWDIAPENAGRLAKAGVTIAFTSNGLKDAKEFLGGVRKAVARGLDKSAALRALTLTPAQLYGVADRLGSIAVGKAGNLVVASGDIFEDKTEVLETWVDGRRYEVKTAPVADLRGEWTVRLSDQQAPTDTVTLKLKGEPAKLSGSIVKNSKDAKLAEAAMNDARLGVSFKGDSLGWPGVVRMSATKSGEQLLGDGVWADGRAFSWSATLSRPFAPEPDTSKPKPPQMATYDVIQPMMAFGNKTQPAQQTILFRNATVWTCGPQGKIENGSVLIQGGKIAAVGQNLAAPAGAVVVDATGKHIAPGIIDCHSHSATDGGVNESGQTISAEVRIGDFINPDDDAVYRQLAGGVTAANVLHGSANTIGGQNQIIKMRWGVGPEDLKFEGAPQGIKFALGENVKQSNWGDRFNTRYPQSRMGVEQLVRDEFTAARQYKARWESWNKTKRGVPPRRDLELDAIVEILDGRRDIHCHSYRQDEILALMRVCEDFGVRIKTFQHILEGYKIADVMARHGVGGSSFSDWWAYKMEVVDAIPYNGALMHNAGVVVSFNSDSNELARRLNTEAAKAMKYGGVSAEDALKFVTLNPAIQLGIQGRVGSLEVGKDADLAVWSDSPLSAMAVCEQTWVDGRKYFDREDDARRRAELTTMRATLIQKILDSGDEGEGGGGERKRMWPRHDIFCGFHDDEEEE
- a CDS encoding PQQ-dependent sugar dehydrogenase; this encodes MLLINARRLPGALGILTLALWAVPTPAAGATAVQVAGNLLRPLYVTQAPGDFERLFIVEQNGRIRILLNGVVLDSAFLNVDPISSCCGERGLLGLAFHPDYQNNGYFYINYTNTLGNTVIARYSVSGDPNIADPGSGVTIKTYTQPEANHNGGCLQFGPDGMLYVSSGDGGGSNDQHGATGNGQNLNTLLGKILRLDVDTTSPYVPADNPFVGLANHREEIWAYGVRNPWRFAFDRLTGDMYMADVGQDAREEINFEPDSAVGGRNYGWRCMEGTNCTGLTGCTCNGPTLTLPIHEYPHQAACQSITGGYVYRGCALPELEGHYFYAEYCTGQIWSFRYDGATKTDSTEWTATLDPAGFDEIVAVSSFGQDLLGELYICDYGDGEVYKIVPDAFTDCNANLVPDSCEIAAGMAADVNGNQIPDDCECACPCAGDPACDGVRVNVLDVVETVNVAFRGAAPTSDTFCPYERSDVDCTGATTVTDVVRVVNVAFRGGLPQTEFCAPCP
- a CDS encoding cytidylate kinase-like family protein; this translates as MTSIEALIDRQLTRRQLLERAQLARPPAGEVKPARLRVITVSRETGSGGRTLAGRLAQALKYEFIDRQIVDQLVEDTGARERLIASLDERTRNGVVLWVEGILTGRYIDRSEYTHALCKTITTLAEHGDAVILGRGANVILGPRGGLHVRVVAPPEMRVQNLMRHMGMTPRQAQEHVKLNDEDRRRFYADVLHADIDNPNDYHMVINTGRVSLDVAQELVLLAWEKYLKS
- a CDS encoding MBL fold metallo-hydrolase, which codes for MINLAFHGAAQTVTGSRYLVRAGRETLLIDCGMFQGLKELRLRNWEPPDFDLAGLDAIVLTHAHTDHTAYLPRLHRLGFRGKVYCSAATAKLTEIILLDAAELQEEDAQYLNKKGASKHKPAQPLFDVSDAKAVIKLLRPVKMNAEHRLSPHFAFTLRPVGHILGACSVRLAIRDGNRARVIYFSGDVGRFDSPLLPDPLPPEPADYLVMESTYGDRLHGDHDSAEQLAELVDRIVANRGVLLIPAFAVGRAQQVVYLLHRLQDEKRIPRIPIHVDSPMALDATEIFYQFPELHRLDVAHHGGDGGMFSRNITYHRTRDESKAINALGGPRVIISASGMLTGGRVLHHLMQRMGHPENIIALAGFQAAGTRGRDLVEGRRVLRFHGREHEVRAQVAEIDGLSGHADYAELMRWLKPLATAPERVFVTHGEPIPAAAMVRRLGDERQFAAVAPAMGDTFEL
- a CDS encoding amidohydrolase family protein, which translates into the protein MRRQDLILTLTMAAILPTLASAAVPTPAPPQSQPIALVGGTIHTVDGPDIANGTIVFENGRITALGASVTVPANAERIDCAGKHIYPSLIDANTSIGLTEVGSVRATNDASETGTINPNVKAEVAVNPESEIIPVTRSNGVLLVLSSPSGGVISGTSALLRLDGWTWEDLTAQAPVAMHINWPRMRPFTAWWNQESDETQLERRDQQLRAVRQAFADARAYRAARQAGGTPPAFDARWEAMIPVLDGRLPVIIEADDIQQIQAAVAFAESEKLKVTIRGGYDAPLCAALLKANDIAVIVDGIHRLPTRDDDPYDAPFTVPARLHQAGIRFCVTGGGGASNVRNLPYHAATAASFGLPRDEALKAITLYPAQILGVADRYGSLAIGKQATLLVADGDILDIPTHVVDAYIDGRRIDLTDKQKVLWEKYKEKYRRQGIQN
- a CDS encoding DUF4388 domain-containing protein, which produces MKKKQRLDAILKQHGWVTDEQIQQGLRFQQRAGMRWGSTLVGLGIITETQLVAALSEQFGTPVWDPAKVTPDPGALRLFRESWLRKRSVMPLAFEPSGRVLKVAMADPHNSMLADEVRFHASAKSVQVFVAPQITLQRMWDRFYGVPSEASQMQPASDAPSGPRSAGLNLNFAISAGNAVVEEWTGSVEPRPTARVLLWLTQPFVAKLLKSLLEFERCQVESWDCRTIPTEDWDYIIYDDDNAQSHPDSLAKLRREIPRLQLVPRPSWTSALLRTPLSYERMREGYIQVAEFAARRLSPAVAQSGGDAARYALAMARLLPLTPFEVDTLTVACALTPLFDIPGVTAPERVALAREIGCPYPVAELLQAVATPFDQSNAAPGQSTAESPFAARVYAVVAAFLRERQTRMIATIEEAGQFSEWLRRESGKTYDPMAVEALLRVVREEILEGFLPPGPAEVLLVADHSMEWSHLSLLLENEGWRVVTASGASEARSLTERRHPDAVVWAAAGGLDWIRWQTQAAPGITNFLLLEEFDAAIARAALEAGFEDVWGGNWDAGVAAAKLRRAIERRPHLPARTHTVTGSLAQLPFIDMVQILAAGSRSVRIELHKGKASARIILWQGQIRFAEAAGQLGEQAIYEVLNWHDATFALSPVETMPETNCHLPNEAMLLEGCRLLDERLRNEQSGPIVAAPTDA